A stretch of the Deltaproteobacteria bacterium genome encodes the following:
- a CDS encoding carbon-nitrogen hydrolase family protein: MGKMVKAASVQATPVFMDKKRSVEKYCWYIEEAGKEKADLVVTPETGIPAYPYWRGNFGYTNPEKAKDWRDTVIAFFENSIKIPSPETDQLCQAAKRANAYCVVGINEQDDRIGSQTLFNTQLFIGRNGEILGRHRKTMPTHQERFFWGMGDARDIQVFNTDIGRIGGLICYENHMILMRAAMAIKGEEIHACCWPGYWTFNPQTKVRDMSGKIGPLHTCDQDCCVREYAFETQTFVVSSGLYLPASEVPDTFPFKQTTNFNWAMGGSCIAGPFGTYLAEPVFNKETVVYAELDMDDRIIAKNVFDCMGHYSRWDLVSLNIREEGWEPVQKAAGEKGPNRISSEKLERVAKKFKLGTDKLEAILKELETL; this comes from the coding sequence ATGGGAAAAATGGTGAAAGCGGCATCCGTGCAGGCGACGCCGGTATTTATGGATAAAAAGCGGAGTGTGGAAAAATATTGCTGGTACATCGAGGAAGCGGGCAAGGAGAAGGCTGACTTAGTCGTTACCCCCGAGACGGGCATTCCAGCCTATCCTTATTGGAGGGGAAATTTTGGATACACGAACCCCGAGAAGGCCAAAGACTGGAGGGATACGGTCATTGCCTTCTTTGAAAATTCCATAAAGATCCCCAGCCCGGAAACCGACCAGCTGTGCCAGGCAGCAAAACGCGCCAATGCCTATTGTGTGGTTGGAATCAACGAACAGGATGATCGCATCGGCAGCCAGACCTTGTTCAACACCCAACTCTTTATCGGCAGAAACGGAGAAATTTTGGGCCGGCACCGCAAAACCATGCCCACCCACCAGGAGAGGTTTTTTTGGGGGATGGGAGACGCCCGAGATATCCAAGTATTTAATACCGATATCGGCCGCATTGGGGGGCTGATCTGCTATGAGAACCATATGATCCTGATGAGAGCAGCCATGGCCATAAAAGGAGAAGAGATCCACGCCTGTTGCTGGCCCGGGTATTGGACCTTCAATCCCCAAACAAAAGTCAGGGACATGAGCGGGAAGATTGGTCCTTTGCATACCTGCGACCAGGATTGCTGCGTTCGGGAATACGCCTTTGAAACGCAGACTTTCGTGGTCAGCTCTGGCCTCTACCTCCCGGCCAGCGAGGTCCCCGACACTTTTCCCTTCAAGCAGACCACCAATTTCAACTGGGCCATGGGAGGAAGTTGTATCGCCGGGCCCTTTGGAACTTACCTGGCTGAACCCGTTTTTAATAAGGAGACCGTCGTTTATGCTGAGCTGGATATGGATGACCGCATCATCGCCAAGAATGTCTTTGACTGCATGGGACATTACAGCCGTTGGGACCTGGTTTCGCTCAACATTCGCGAGGAAGGATGGGAGCCCGTCCAGAAAGCGGCCGGGGAAAAGGGTCCAAACAGAATTTCCTCCGAAAAACTGGAAAGAGTAGCCAAAAAATTCAAGCTCGGTACGGACAAACTCGAAGCCATTCTCAAGGAACTGGAAACCCTTTAA